A single Calidifontibacter indicus DNA region contains:
- a CDS encoding DUF1624 domain-containing protein, producing the protein MTATLPTDLPTGLPSDLPADASPAKVPSTGGAAKPGRWVAVDLLRGVAIVAVVLYHLVWDLGHFGVIEHWAHTPTGRWVGHIIAGTFLFLTGFSLVLAHRRRVDPLGFCRRLGKLLLCAYAITAVSLVVAPDLVVTFGILHDIALTSVLLLPFLRGSRALGVGVAILAAVAPMVVSIDSTSRWVTWTGLTPQLSPSLDVQPLLPGFAVSLAGLLLARTLLQAPRVGTAVRDWRPRGAAARPTAVLTTWGRHTLAIYLVHQPVIFGALILARWGGLID; encoded by the coding sequence GTGACCGCGACCCTGCCTACCGACCTGCCTACCGGCCTGCCCTCAGACCTGCCAGCCGACGCGTCCCCGGCGAAGGTTCCCTCGACCGGGGGCGCCGCCAAGCCCGGCCGCTGGGTCGCGGTCGACCTGCTGCGCGGCGTCGCGATCGTGGCCGTGGTGCTCTACCACCTGGTGTGGGACCTCGGCCATTTCGGCGTGATCGAGCACTGGGCGCACACCCCGACCGGACGCTGGGTCGGTCACATCATCGCGGGCACCTTCCTGTTCCTGACCGGTTTCAGTCTGGTGCTCGCGCACCGGCGCCGAGTCGACCCACTGGGCTTCTGCCGGCGGCTCGGCAAGCTGTTGCTGTGCGCCTACGCGATCACGGCGGTGAGCCTGGTGGTGGCGCCCGACCTCGTGGTCACCTTCGGCATCCTGCACGACATCGCGCTCACCAGCGTGCTGCTGCTGCCCTTCCTGCGCGGCTCCCGCGCACTGGGCGTGGGGGTGGCGATCCTCGCGGCCGTCGCGCCGATGGTGGTGTCGATCGACTCGACCTCCCGCTGGGTGACCTGGACGGGCCTCACCCCGCAGCTGTCACCGAGTCTCGACGTGCAGCCCCTGCTGCCCGGTTTCGCCGTCTCGCTGGCCGGGCTGCTGCTCGCCCGCACGCTGCTGCAGGCACCGCGGGTCGGCACGGCGGTGCGCGACTGGCGACCGCGCGGCGCGGCCGCCCGACCGACAGCGGTACTGACCACCTGGGGACGGCACACGCTCGCGATCTACCTGGTGCACCAGCCGGTGATCTTCGGCGCACTGATCCTCGCGCGCTGGGGTGGCCTGATCGACTGA
- a CDS encoding shikimate kinase, translating to MADQPARPVAVLIGPPGAGKTTVGCALAQVLGVDFVDTDALVETTSGRVISDIFVEDGEPAFRELELEATRSALGTPGVVALGGGAPMQPAIAELLADHKVVFLDVTIAHAAKRIGFDGSRPLLAVNPRAAWTKMMGERRPTYERLGTVRVDTGDRTPEEIVDDVRAGLTGLTGADQR from the coding sequence ATGGCGGACCAGCCCGCTCGTCCGGTCGCGGTGCTGATCGGCCCGCCCGGCGCCGGCAAGACCACCGTGGGGTGCGCGTTGGCGCAGGTGCTGGGTGTCGACTTCGTCGACACCGACGCGCTGGTCGAGACCACCTCGGGCCGCGTCATCAGCGACATCTTCGTCGAGGACGGCGAACCCGCCTTCCGGGAGCTCGAACTCGAGGCCACCCGCAGCGCGCTCGGCACGCCCGGCGTGGTTGCGCTCGGCGGGGGAGCCCCGATGCAGCCGGCCATCGCCGAACTGCTCGCCGATCACAAGGTCGTCTTCCTCGACGTCACGATCGCCCATGCCGCCAAGCGGATCGGGTTCGACGGGTCGCGTCCGTTGCTCGCGGTGAACCCGCGGGCGGCCTGGACCAAGATGATGGGCGAACGCCGCCCCACCTACGAACGGCTCGGCACCGTGCGGGTCGACACGGGTGACCGCACCCCCGAAGAGATCGTCGACGACGTCCGCGCCGGGCTGACCGGGCTGACGGGGGCGGACCAGCGATGA
- the nusB gene encoding transcription antitermination factor NusB yields the protein MGARTKARKRALDLLFEAEQRRVDPVTLLDERVAVPVTPAPLPEYTAQLVRGVVAHLGQIDDALTTYAKDWPLDRMPAVDRNLLRVSAFELLFNDEVPDKVAIAEGVALATELSTDESPKFVGGLLNRLAEVKDTLV from the coding sequence ATGGGCGCACGCACGAAGGCCCGTAAGCGGGCCCTCGATCTCCTCTTCGAAGCCGAGCAGCGCCGGGTCGACCCGGTCACCCTGCTCGACGAGCGGGTAGCGGTGCCGGTGACCCCGGCGCCGCTGCCGGAGTACACCGCGCAGTTGGTGCGCGGCGTCGTGGCCCACCTCGGCCAGATCGACGACGCACTGACCACCTACGCCAAGGACTGGCCGCTCGACCGCATGCCCGCGGTCGACCGCAACCTGTTGCGGGTCAGCGCCTTCGAGTTGCTGTTCAACGACGAGGTGCCCGACAAGGTGGCGATCGCCGAGGGCGTCGCGTTGGCGACCGAACTGTCCACCGACGAGTCGCCGAAGTTCGTCGGCGGTCTGCTCAACCGGCTGGCCGAGGTCAAGGACACGCTCGTCTGA
- a CDS encoding FMN-binding glutamate synthase family protein — protein MKPISWLAAVPAVAAAGVAAHDLLQKKHSLLRNYPVIGHARYAIETIGPEMRQYVVASNDEERPFSRAQRSWIYASAKGENNYVGFGTDNNVEEEEGYPIIKQRTFSIMPPPADPHHGDHVRLPSAKILGGPRGRAKAFRPNSVVNVSAMSFGSLSSRAIISLNEGVKLAGAMHNTGEGGLSPYHRQGGELIWQIGTGYFGCRDEHGAFDLGRLKDTVAGAPVRALEIKISQGAKPGLGGVLPGAKVTAEIAQIRGIPEGKDCVSPSRHATFNDVDSLLDWVELLATETGLPVGIKSAVGDLSFWEQLADAMADGQRGVDFITIDGGEGGTGAAPLVFTDGVALPFYIGFSRVYRVFALRDLTERVTFIGSGKLGLPRSAITAFALGVDMVNVAREAMLAIGCIQTQKCHTDKCPTGVATQNKWLSHGLDPALKSVRLANYLQSMRRDLVKVSEAVGVLHPSLITPDDVELLLGQRLATPLRDIYRYQPNWGVLGEPWRSQIIDIMCAEAPKDIEHAATD, from the coding sequence ATGAAGCCCATCTCCTGGCTGGCCGCCGTGCCGGCCGTGGCTGCGGCCGGTGTCGCAGCGCACGACCTGTTGCAGAAGAAGCACTCTCTGTTGCGCAACTACCCGGTGATCGGGCACGCGCGGTACGCGATCGAAACCATCGGCCCGGAGATGCGGCAGTACGTCGTGGCCTCCAACGACGAGGAGCGCCCGTTCAGCCGCGCGCAGCGGTCCTGGATCTACGCGTCCGCCAAGGGCGAGAACAACTACGTCGGCTTCGGCACCGACAACAACGTCGAGGAGGAGGAGGGCTACCCGATCATCAAGCAGCGCACGTTCAGCATCATGCCGCCGCCGGCCGACCCGCACCACGGCGATCACGTGCGGTTGCCGAGCGCGAAGATCCTCGGCGGACCGCGCGGTCGGGCCAAGGCATTCCGGCCCAACTCGGTGGTGAACGTGTCGGCGATGAGCTTCGGGTCGCTGTCGTCGCGGGCGATCATCTCGCTCAACGAAGGGGTCAAGCTCGCCGGGGCGATGCACAACACCGGTGAGGGCGGGCTGTCGCCCTACCACCGGCAGGGCGGCGAACTCATCTGGCAGATCGGCACGGGCTATTTCGGCTGCCGCGACGAGCACGGCGCGTTCGACCTCGGCCGGTTGAAGGACACCGTCGCGGGCGCGCCGGTGCGGGCGCTGGAGATCAAGATCTCCCAGGGCGCCAAGCCCGGGCTCGGCGGTGTTTTGCCGGGTGCGAAGGTCACCGCCGAGATCGCCCAGATCCGTGGCATCCCCGAGGGCAAGGACTGCGTCAGCCCGTCGCGGCACGCGACCTTCAACGACGTCGACTCGCTGCTCGACTGGGTCGAGCTGCTGGCCACCGAGACCGGGTTGCCGGTCGGCATCAAGTCGGCGGTCGGAGACCTGTCGTTCTGGGAGCAGTTGGCCGACGCGATGGCCGACGGGCAACGCGGCGTCGACTTCATCACCATCGACGGTGGTGAGGGCGGCACCGGCGCCGCTCCCCTGGTCTTCACCGACGGTGTGGCTCTTCCCTTCTACATCGGGTTCTCCCGGGTCTACCGCGTCTTCGCCCTGCGCGACCTCACCGAGCGGGTGACGTTCATCGGGTCGGGCAAACTCGGCCTGCCCCGCAGCGCCATCACCGCCTTCGCGCTCGGCGTCGACATGGTCAACGTCGCCCGCGAGGCGATGCTGGCGATCGGCTGCATCCAGACCCAGAAGTGCCACACCGACAAGTGCCCCACCGGCGTCGCCACCCAGAACAAGTGGCTGTCGCACGGCCTCGACCCGGCGCTCAAATCGGTGCGCCTGGCCAACTACCTGCAGTCGATGCGTCGCGACCTGGTGAAGGTCAGCGAGGCGGTCGGGGTGCTCCACCCGTCACTGATCACCCCGGACGACGTCGAACTGCTGCTCGGGCAACGTCTCGCGACGCCGCTGCGCGACATCTACCGCTACCAACCGAACTGGGGTGTGCTCGGCGAGCCGTGGCGCAGCCAGATCATCGACATCATGTGCGCCGAGGCACCCAAGGACATCGAGCACGCGGCCACCGACTGA
- a CDS encoding shikimate dehydrogenase translates to MLIRRAAVLGSPIEHSLSPTLHRAAYAALGLDGWQYDRFEVDEAALGDFVAQLGPEWAGLSLTMPLKEQALLLAHTCDPVALKTGAVNTLVAEDDGWHGYNTDVYGVGAALVDAGVGTSVSPTSALVLGSGATARSVLAALAGLGVVRVTFAVRKDARASTLAQANDHGIEARVVALADVDKVAHDFPLVISTLPHGAADAFAAEVLAGPPGRSPSGAIWMDVVYADWPTRFGVAAEHAGARPVSGLEMLIHQAVRQVELMTGQRPPLDVVQQAGHAATATDGA, encoded by the coding sequence GTGCTGATCCGTCGCGCTGCGGTGCTGGGTTCGCCGATCGAGCATTCGCTGTCCCCGACACTGCATCGCGCAGCCTATGCGGCGCTGGGACTCGACGGCTGGCAGTACGACCGGTTCGAGGTCGATGAGGCGGCCTTGGGTGACTTCGTCGCCCAACTCGGCCCGGAATGGGCCGGCCTGTCGCTGACGATGCCGCTGAAGGAGCAGGCGCTGCTGCTGGCACACACCTGCGACCCGGTGGCGCTCAAGACGGGGGCGGTCAACACGCTCGTGGCCGAGGACGACGGGTGGCACGGCTACAACACCGACGTCTACGGCGTCGGGGCCGCGCTCGTCGACGCCGGCGTCGGCACGTCGGTGTCGCCCACCTCGGCGCTGGTGTTGGGGTCGGGAGCCACCGCCCGGTCGGTGCTCGCGGCCCTGGCCGGCCTCGGCGTCGTCCGGGTGACCTTCGCGGTGCGCAAGGACGCCCGGGCGTCGACCCTGGCGCAGGCGAACGACCACGGCATCGAGGCGCGGGTGGTCGCGTTGGCCGACGTCGACAAGGTCGCTCACGACTTCCCACTGGTGATCAGCACCCTGCCGCACGGTGCGGCCGACGCGTTCGCTGCCGAGGTGCTGGCCGGCCCGCCCGGGCGCAGCCCGTCCGGCGCGATCTGGATGGACGTCGTCTACGCCGACTGGCCAACGCGATTCGGTGTCGCCGCCGAGCACGCCGGGGCACGCCCGGTCAGCGGGCTGGAGATGCTCATCCACCAGGCCGTGCGTCAGGTCGAGTTGATGACGGGACAGCGTCCGCCGCTGGACGTCGTCCAGCAGGCTGGACACGCTGCGACCGCGACCGACGGGGCGTGA
- the efp gene encoding elongation factor P, producing the protein MASTNDLKNGMVLNLEGQLWSVVEFQHVKPGKGPAFVRTKLKNVLSGKTVDKTFNAGVKVETANVDRSDMQYLYKDGDDYVFMDVKSYDQINIPSATVGDAANFLLENQEAIVATHDGTVLYVELPTSVVLEITHTEPGLQGDRSTGGTKPATVETGAEIQVPLFLEVGTKVKVDTRDGSYLGRVN; encoded by the coding sequence GTGGCATCCACGAACGACCTGAAGAACGGAATGGTGCTCAACCTCGAAGGCCAGTTGTGGTCGGTGGTCGAGTTCCAGCACGTGAAGCCCGGCAAGGGCCCGGCCTTCGTGCGCACCAAGCTGAAGAACGTGCTGTCCGGCAAGACCGTCGACAAGACGTTCAACGCCGGTGTCAAGGTCGAGACCGCGAACGTCGACCGTTCCGACATGCAGTACCTCTACAAGGACGGCGATGACTACGTCTTCATGGACGTGAAGTCGTACGACCAGATCAACATCCCGTCGGCGACCGTCGGCGACGCCGCGAACTTCCTGCTGGAGAACCAGGAAGCGATCGTCGCGACCCACGACGGCACCGTGCTGTACGTCGAACTGCCGACGTCCGTCGTGCTGGAGATCACCCACACCGAGCCGGGCCTGCAGGGCGACCGCTCGACCGGTGGCACCAAGCCGGCGACCGTCGAGACCGGCGCCGAGATCCAGGTGCCGCTGTTCCTCGAAGTCGGCACCAAGGTCAAGGTCGACACCCGCGACGGTTCCTACCTCGGTCGGGTCAACTGA
- the aroB gene encoding 3-dehydroquinate synthase — protein MSDLIPITPTYGLLLGRGVLERVPEVVPHSATRVLLVHAPVMLDAASRLAEALRAGGREVFVEELPDAEAAKTADVLVRLWSVLGQAGFTRTDVVVALGGGATTDLGGFVAASWLRGVPVVQVPTSLLGMVDAAVGGKTGINTPEGKNLVGAFHEPTAVVCDLDLLRTLPRRDLVAGTAEVIKCGFIADPRILELLDADPDAALNVDGEVLPELVRRAIRVKADVVSVDLKESSLREILNYGHTFAHAIEQVEHYSWRHGDAVAVGMVYVAELSRRAGLIDQQLVDEHRRLLRLVGLPTSYTGGRWADLLTAMSRDKKTRGATLRFVALTGIAQPTRLESPDPQWLEEAFAAVSTER, from the coding sequence ATGAGCGACCTCATTCCGATCACCCCGACCTACGGTCTGCTGCTCGGACGCGGGGTGCTCGAGCGGGTGCCCGAGGTGGTGCCCCACAGCGCGACCCGCGTGCTGCTCGTGCACGCTCCGGTGATGCTCGACGCGGCCTCCCGTCTCGCCGAAGCCCTGCGGGCAGGCGGCCGTGAGGTGTTCGTCGAGGAACTGCCCGATGCCGAAGCGGCCAAGACCGCCGACGTGCTGGTGCGCCTGTGGTCGGTGCTCGGTCAGGCAGGCTTCACCCGCACCGACGTCGTCGTGGCGCTCGGTGGGGGAGCGACCACCGACCTCGGCGGGTTCGTCGCGGCGAGTTGGTTGCGCGGGGTGCCGGTCGTGCAGGTGCCGACCTCGCTGCTCGGCATGGTCGACGCCGCCGTCGGCGGGAAGACCGGCATCAACACCCCCGAGGGCAAGAACCTCGTCGGCGCGTTCCACGAACCGACCGCCGTCGTCTGCGACCTCGACCTGCTGCGCACCCTGCCCAGGCGTGATCTCGTCGCCGGGACGGCCGAGGTCATCAAGTGCGGCTTCATCGCCGACCCGCGCATCCTCGAACTCCTCGACGCCGACCCCGACGCGGCGCTCAACGTCGACGGCGAGGTGTTGCCCGAACTGGTGCGGCGCGCGATCCGGGTGAAGGCCGACGTCGTGAGCGTCGACCTCAAGGAGTCGTCGCTGCGCGAGATCCTCAACTACGGCCACACCTTCGCGCACGCGATCGAACAGGTCGAGCACTACAGCTGGCGCCACGGCGACGCCGTCGCCGTCGGGATGGTCTACGTCGCTGAGCTGTCGAGGCGGGCGGGACTCATCGACCAGCAGCTGGTCGACGAACACCGCCGCTTGCTCCGACTTGTCGGCCTGCCCACCAGCTACACCGGCGGACGCTGGGCCGACCTGCTCACCGCGATGTCGCGCGACAAGAAGACCCGCGGTGCCACGCTGCGGTTCGTCGCGCTGACCGGCATCGCGCAGCCCACCCGGCTGGAGAGTCCCGACCCGCAGTGGCTCGAGGAGGCCTTCGCAGCCGTCAGCACCGAGCGATAG
- the aroC gene encoding chorismate synthase, which produces MLRWLTAGESHGPSLTAVLEGLPAGVEVASTDLQDALARRRLGYGRGARMKFELDEVSFVGGVRHGRTLGSPIAIHIANTEWPKWQAVMGTDPVEESAIAAADDIGAPQELARNRPLTRPRPGHADLVGMQKYGFDEARPVLERASARETAARVALGAVAEAFLEQAYGIRLVSHTVSIGTADTPADAPLPTPDDVAALDADPVRSLDASASAAMVAEVDAAKKDGDTLGGVVEVLAYGLPPGLGSHVHWDRRLDARLAGALMGIQAIKGVEVGDGFLTAARRGSVAHDEIDRADAVIRRATNRAGGTEGGMSTGEPLRVRAAMKPISTVPRALRTIDVGTGEAATAIHQRSDVCAVPAAGVVAQAMVALVLAEASVEKFGGDSVAETARNHRGYLESIPELMRSFEGGRH; this is translated from the coding sequence ATGTTGCGCTGGTTGACCGCAGGTGAGTCGCACGGGCCGTCGCTGACGGCCGTCCTGGAGGGATTGCCCGCCGGAGTCGAGGTGGCCTCGACCGATCTGCAGGACGCGTTGGCCCGCCGCCGGCTCGGCTACGGGCGCGGTGCGCGGATGAAGTTCGAGCTCGACGAGGTGAGCTTCGTCGGTGGTGTTCGCCACGGCCGCACCCTCGGGTCGCCGATCGCGATCCACATCGCCAACACCGAATGGCCCAAGTGGCAGGCCGTGATGGGCACCGACCCGGTGGAGGAGTCGGCGATCGCCGCGGCCGACGACATCGGCGCCCCGCAGGAACTCGCCCGCAACCGGCCCCTGACCCGTCCGCGTCCGGGACACGCCGACCTGGTCGGCATGCAGAAGTACGGCTTCGACGAGGCGCGTCCGGTGCTCGAACGCGCGTCGGCCCGTGAGACCGCCGCCCGCGTCGCGCTCGGCGCGGTGGCCGAGGCCTTCCTGGAGCAGGCCTACGGCATCCGCCTCGTGTCGCACACCGTGTCGATCGGCACCGCCGACACCCCGGCCGACGCGCCCCTGCCCACCCCGGACGACGTCGCAGCCCTCGACGCCGACCCGGTGCGTTCGCTCGACGCGTCCGCCTCGGCCGCGATGGTCGCCGAGGTCGACGCCGCCAAGAAGGACGGCGACACCCTCGGCGGGGTCGTCGAGGTGCTCGCCTACGGACTCCCGCCGGGCCTCGGCTCGCACGTGCACTGGGACCGCCGCCTCGACGCGCGCCTGGCCGGTGCGCTGATGGGCATCCAGGCGATCAAGGGTGTCGAGGTGGGCGACGGCTTCCTCACCGCGGCCCGTCGCGGATCGGTGGCGCACGACGAGATCGACCGCGCCGACGCGGTGATCCGCCGCGCCACCAACCGGGCCGGCGGCACCGAGGGCGGCATGTCGACCGGTGAGCCGCTGCGGGTGCGTGCCGCGATGAAGCCGATCTCGACCGTGCCGCGTGCGCTGCGCACGATCGACGTCGGCACCGGCGAGGCCGCGACCGCCATCCACCAGCGGTCCGACGTGTGCGCCGTGCCGGCGGCCGGGGTCGTTGCCCAGGCGATGGTGGCGCTCGTGCTCGCCGAGGCGTCCGTGGAGAAGTTCGGTGGCGACAGCGTCGCCGAGACGGCGCGCAACCACCGCGGCTACCTGGAGTCGATCCCGGAGTTGATGCGTTCGTTCGAAGGTGGACGGCACTGA
- a CDS encoding glycoside hydrolase domain-containing protein — MSQAAPRSFARLTALLIGAICVLAMTMFVPTAGAAAPDSRTVKYGSVSLQVPASWSVVKLDGTRECVRLDRDAVYLGAAPAQQDCPAHAVGRGNTIWLRPGDQAPKGSASERVGGLSMAAGPRERANSRVAVSAERNVTIESAWGTSSATVDAALATLRSDASTSPPARTSQQRAQSAQQAQSAQAAPTTTVAPTGAPFTGMGMDTCAAPSAATMNAWGASPYRAVGIYIGGSMRACPDGNLNASWISTVSRAGWGVIPIYVGPQAPCVQQGNLATIDPTKAAAQGTANAQDAIAKARSFGLPAGSPIYYDMEHYVGTTTCTTAVLDFLTAWTNTLHQAGFRSAVYGNSNSLLRDLSVAITTGRPNYVAPDQIWYAQWDYKQTLDGSPYVPEFRSDYWAQHQRMKQYSGGVTETWGGVSMNVDQNWIDTYLPGNATNVAYGDLTTGPGGAGFVFTGPMTSWRTMPGVGVQGRAYWTGATAAAQEINGATWTPPGQTPGLYRVRASIPAQNATASAVYSVTDANGTRTVTIAQASVAGGWADLGTATASAQTPIVVHVGDKDATGSTSTRIAVDAVSLTLIMPPATAVTGLRAIAGDASATVSWTQPAGTAETYRVTAQPSGRSVVVPATTPGATATATVTGLPNHRATTFTVVPVNLAGDGPSASSGAVVPEGKVGLTAVTPTRLLDTRSGTGVAPRKGSIPPGGTLRVQVAGVDGTRVPTGATAVMVNLITPTPAAGGWIGVPGVDPNGTTSAQVVAGRTTDSNITLPIDGDGWITFVNHTARALHLIIDVQGYFAPSASAWTTTDPLRLGDTRSGAAGSSVVGSIPAGGSRTFQIAGAGGVPSTTRSVKLSIMAVDPTSTGYLSLGASTSVLNYAKDPYTSSGGTAILSSDGKLTVRNTSAGRVHVVIDVRGYASAGAAQLTTVGAVRVQDTRYTGKVAPLGTLRVSVKSPTVPGAATARTAFLLVTNLAPQARGGLAVAAAPSTALTISSEPAVSRSAVVAVPIAADGTVSVTNRTSVAADLLVDVVAFGS, encoded by the coding sequence ATGTCACAGGCTGCCCCTCGTTCGTTCGCCCGTCTCACCGCACTGCTCATCGGTGCGATCTGCGTGCTCGCGATGACGATGTTCGTACCGACCGCCGGGGCCGCAGCCCCGGACTCCCGCACCGTGAAGTACGGATCGGTGAGCCTGCAGGTGCCCGCCTCGTGGTCGGTGGTGAAACTCGACGGCACCCGCGAGTGTGTGCGACTCGACCGTGACGCGGTCTACCTCGGTGCCGCTCCGGCGCAGCAGGACTGCCCGGCGCACGCCGTCGGTCGGGGGAACACGATCTGGTTGCGCCCGGGTGACCAGGCACCCAAGGGGTCCGCGTCCGAGCGGGTCGGTGGCCTCTCGATGGCCGCGGGGCCGCGGGAACGCGCCAACTCCCGCGTTGCCGTGTCGGCCGAACGCAATGTCACGATCGAGAGCGCCTGGGGCACCTCCTCGGCCACCGTCGACGCGGCGCTCGCGACGCTGCGCAGCGACGCCTCGACCTCGCCGCCGGCGCGCACGTCGCAGCAGCGGGCCCAGTCGGCTCAGCAGGCTCAGTCGGCCCAGGCCGCGCCGACGACGACCGTGGCACCGACCGGAGCGCCGTTCACCGGCATGGGCATGGACACCTGCGCGGCACCGTCCGCCGCCACGATGAACGCCTGGGGCGCCTCGCCCTACCGTGCCGTCGGCATCTACATCGGGGGGTCGATGCGGGCGTGCCCCGACGGCAACCTCAACGCCTCGTGGATCTCCACCGTGAGCCGGGCAGGGTGGGGAGTCATCCCGATCTATGTGGGCCCGCAGGCTCCGTGTGTGCAGCAGGGCAACCTCGCCACCATCGATCCGACGAAGGCCGCGGCGCAGGGCACCGCGAACGCTCAGGACGCGATCGCCAAGGCGCGCTCCTTCGGGTTGCCGGCCGGCAGCCCGATCTACTACGACATGGAGCACTACGTCGGCACCACCACCTGCACCACCGCGGTGCTCGACTTCCTGACGGCGTGGACGAACACCTTGCACCAGGCCGGCTTCCGCTCCGCGGTGTACGGCAACAGCAACTCGCTCTTGCGCGATCTGTCCGTGGCGATCACCACTGGGCGGCCGAATTACGTTGCGCCTGACCAGATCTGGTACGCCCAGTGGGACTACAAGCAGACCCTGGACGGCAGCCCGTACGTGCCGGAGTTCCGTAGCGACTACTGGGCGCAGCACCAGCGGATGAAGCAATACAGCGGCGGAGTCACCGAAACCTGGGGCGGCGTGAGCATGAACGTCGACCAGAACTGGATCGACACCTACCTGCCGGGCAACGCCACCAACGTGGCGTACGGCGACCTGACGACCGGCCCCGGCGGCGCCGGGTTCGTCTTCACCGGCCCGATGACCAGCTGGCGGACGATGCCCGGCGTCGGCGTGCAGGGACGCGCCTACTGGACCGGCGCGACGGCAGCCGCGCAGGAGATCAACGGGGCCACCTGGACGCCGCCGGGGCAGACCCCGGGCCTCTACCGGGTGCGCGCCTCGATCCCGGCGCAGAACGCGACGGCGAGCGCCGTCTACAGCGTCACCGACGCAAACGGCACGCGCACCGTGACGATCGCACAGGCGTCCGTCGCCGGTGGTTGGGCCGACCTCGGCACCGCCACCGCGTCCGCCCAGACGCCGATCGTCGTGCACGTCGGCGACAAGGACGCCACGGGAAGCACGTCCACCCGCATCGCGGTCGATGCGGTCTCGCTGACCCTCATCATGCCGCCGGCGACCGCAGTCACCGGCCTGCGTGCGATCGCCGGGGACGCGTCGGCGACCGTTTCCTGGACCCAGCCCGCCGGTACCGCCGAGACGTACCGCGTCACCGCGCAACCGAGCGGACGCTCGGTCGTCGTGCCCGCCACGACGCCCGGGGCAACCGCGACCGCAACGGTGACCGGTCTGCCCAACCACCGCGCGACGACGTTCACGGTGGTGCCGGTGAACCTCGCCGGCGACGGCCCGTCGGCCAGCAGCGGGGCAGTCGTGCCGGAGGGCAAGGTGGGCCTGACCGCGGTCACTCCCACCCGTCTGCTCGACACCCGCAGCGGAACGGGTGTGGCACCGCGCAAGGGGTCGATCCCGCCGGGTGGAACCCTGCGGGTGCAGGTGGCCGGAGTCGACGGCACCCGGGTGCCGACCGGCGCAACGGCCGTGATGGTGAACCTCATCACGCCGACACCCGCCGCCGGAGGTTGGATCGGCGTGCCGGGCGTCGACCCGAACGGCACCACGTCGGCCCAGGTGGTCGCCGGGCGCACCACCGACTCGAACATCACCTTGCCGATCGACGGTGACGGCTGGATCACCTTCGTCAATCACACGGCCCGGGCCCTGCACCTCATCATCGATGTGCAGGGCTACTTCGCGCCGTCCGCGTCGGCCTGGACCACGACCGACCCGCTGCGACTGGGTGACACCCGCTCGGGTGCGGCCGGCTCGTCGGTGGTCGGGTCGATCCCGGCCGGCGGCAGCCGTACCTTCCAGATCGCCGGCGCGGGCGGCGTGCCGTCGACGACGCGGTCGGTGAAGCTGTCGATCATGGCGGTCGACCCGACGAGCACCGGCTACCTGTCGCTCGGGGCGTCGACGTCGGTGCTCAACTACGCGAAAGACCCCTACACCTCCAGTGGTGGCACTGCGATCCTCAGCTCCGACGGCAAACTCACGGTGCGCAACACCTCCGCCGGGCGGGTGCACGTCGTGATCGACGTGCGCGGCTACGCCTCGGCCGGTGCGGCGCAGCTGACGACAGTCGGTGCGGTGCGGGTGCAGGACACCCGGTACACCGGGAAGGTGGCCCCGCTGGGCACCCTGCGGGTGTCGGTCAAGTCGCCGACCGTTCCCGGCGCAGCAACGGCACGCACCGCGTTCCTGCTGGTCACCAACCTCGCCCCGCAGGCGCGTGGCGGCCTCGCGGTCGCGGCAGCCCCGAGCACGGCCCTCACCATCTCCAGCGAACCCGCCGTCTCCCGCTCGGCCGTCGTTGCCGTGCCGATCGCCGCCGACGGTACGGTTTCGGTGACGAACCGGACGTCGGTCGCGGCCGATCTGTTGGTCGACGTGGTGGCCTTCGGTTCGTGA